The Lactobacillus sp. CBA3605 genome contains a region encoding:
- a CDS encoding GRP family sugar transporter codes for MKLILTLVPAIAWGALPLAVSRIKSNPRNQIFGTAVGALLVGLLTVLVIRPAVTTTDFMLGMVAGAFWVLGQVGQYNAYQAIGVARTMPLSTGLQLIGTTLIGVIIFGEWHSAAAKLLGFIGILLLVLGIVLTSVHQPTQTTGRSHQALVTLVFTTIGYWVYSAIPKVASTSGIALFLPEAVGMVLAVLIYLLVTHDFRVIKEPASWQTMIAGVFFSIGAIAYIYSVSLNGVNIAFVVSQLSVVISTLGGLLFLHEARHGRALVLTLLGLGLIVVGAVLTTVIK; via the coding sequence ATGAAATTAATCCTAACTTTGGTTCCCGCAATCGCCTGGGGAGCCTTACCATTGGCAGTTTCACGGATTAAAAGTAATCCGCGTAATCAAATCTTTGGGACTGCGGTGGGAGCCTTGTTAGTTGGCCTATTGACTGTGCTGGTGATTCGGCCGGCAGTCACCACGACTGATTTTATGTTAGGAATGGTTGCTGGTGCTTTCTGGGTCCTAGGCCAAGTTGGTCAATATAATGCCTATCAAGCAATCGGGGTCGCCCGGACAATGCCACTTTCAACGGGGCTGCAATTAATTGGGACGACTTTGATTGGCGTTATTATTTTTGGTGAATGGCATAGTGCAGCTGCTAAGTTACTGGGATTCATTGGTATTTTGTTACTCGTGCTCGGAATTGTATTAACGTCGGTGCATCAGCCGACGCAAACAACGGGGCGTAGCCATCAAGCTTTGGTGACCTTGGTGTTCACGACAATTGGGTATTGGGTGTACAGTGCCATTCCCAAGGTTGCCAGCACATCTGGGATTGCGTTATTTTTACCAGAAGCCGTGGGCATGGTCTTGGCTGTGCTGATTTATTTGCTAGTGACACATGATTTTAGAGTGATTAAGGAACCAGCTAGTTGGCAAACGATGATTGCTGGGGTGTTTTTCTCAATTGGGGCGATTGCTTATATCTATTCAGTTAGCCTAAATGGGGTAAATATTGCCTTTGTTGTTTCACAATTGTCTGTGGTTATTTCGACACTCGGTGGGTTATTGTTTTTACATGAGGCTCGCCATGGTCGGGCCTTAGTGCTAACGTTGTTAGGTTTAGGCTTGATTGTGGTTGGTGCGGTACTAACGACCGTAATCAAATAA
- a CDS encoding Gfo/Idh/MocA family protein: MHLGLIGTGMIVQDMLTMVGDLPAIKLEGILSTPHSVDRAQKLQGTYGIKHVYTDYDELLANPAIDTVYVALPNVLHYQFTKQALQQGKNVICEKPFTLAASQLDELVALAQSRDLVLVEAITNQYLANYQGIKANLAKLGDLKVIECNYSQYSSRYDRFKAGIVLPAFDPKMGGGALMDLNIYNIHFVVGLLGAPTAVKYLANLDRGIDTSGMLILTYPTTKVVCIGAKDCTAPIQSTIQGTDGSIVVAGPTNTVASYTTTLRETAATTVNQNQHAHRMFAEFAEFDRMITTHDMPRVRQQLAHSQQVMAVVDQALASAQLTLG; encoded by the coding sequence ATGCACTTAGGATTAATTGGAACCGGTATGATTGTTCAAGATATGTTAACCATGGTCGGCGACTTGCCAGCGATTAAGTTGGAAGGTATCTTGAGTACGCCACACAGTGTAGACCGAGCGCAAAAGTTACAAGGCACTTATGGCATTAAACACGTGTATACGGATTATGATGAGTTATTAGCCAATCCGGCAATTGATACCGTCTATGTGGCCTTACCCAACGTATTGCATTATCAATTCACGAAACAGGCATTGCAACAAGGAAAAAATGTCATCTGTGAGAAGCCGTTTACTTTGGCCGCTAGTCAATTAGATGAGTTAGTAGCGTTAGCGCAATCACGGGATTTAGTGTTAGTTGAGGCCATTACGAATCAGTATTTAGCCAACTATCAAGGCATTAAGGCTAACTTAGCTAAGCTTGGTGATTTAAAAGTGATCGAATGTAATTATTCTCAGTATTCATCACGATATGATCGGTTTAAAGCGGGCATCGTTTTACCAGCATTTGATCCTAAAATGGGTGGTGGGGCGTTGATGGATTTGAATATTTACAATATTCACTTTGTCGTCGGCTTATTAGGAGCGCCTACTGCGGTTAAGTATCTGGCTAATCTCGACCGCGGCATTGATACTTCGGGCATGCTAATCTTAACTTATCCAACGACCAAGGTTGTTTGCATCGGTGCTAAGGATTGTACGGCGCCAATCCAGTCAACAATTCAGGGGACTGATGGTTCTATTGTCGTGGCTGGTCCCACTAATACGGTGGCGAGTTACACGACGACGTTACGTGAGACCGCTGCGACGACCGTCAATCAAAATCAACACGCCCATCGGATGTTCGCTGAGTTTGCTGAGTTTGATCGGATGATTACGACCCATGATATGCCGCGCGTGCGACAACAGTTGGCGCATTCGCAACAAGTCATGGCGGTGGTAGACCAGGCTTTGGCTTCTGCGCAATTAACTTTAGGGTAA
- a CDS encoding Gfo/Idh/MocA family oxidoreductase, which yields MLTIAYIGNGKSTNRYHLPFALKLDQQIKVKTIYSRSGHSDWAPIAGIHYTTDLNDIYGDPEIQLVVVATPSQSHYSMAKDVLMHGKNALVEKPFTETSAEARALFALAKQKNLLIQCYQNRRYDSDFLTVQKVIESGRLGDLLEVEMHFDYFRPEVPASVTHFSIGTSYLYGHACHTLDQVISYFGRPDKVHYDVRQLLGTDRMNDYFDLDLYYGTLKVSVKSSYFRIKPRPSFVVYGKQGMFLKAGKDRQETDLKHFYLPDHPDFGLDQPADYGTLTYMDDAAQYHEEKVVSAVGDYSRVYAGLYEAIIDGQPKTVKDEETILQIELLEGGIQAMQNA from the coding sequence ATGTTAACAATTGCGTATATCGGTAATGGGAAGAGTACGAATCGCTATCACTTACCCTTTGCTTTGAAACTCGATCAGCAAATTAAAGTAAAAACAATCTATTCACGGTCTGGTCATTCAGACTGGGCCCCAATTGCCGGCATTCATTATACCACGGACCTCAACGATATTTACGGTGACCCTGAAATTCAATTAGTTGTGGTCGCCACGCCGAGTCAGTCGCATTATTCGATGGCGAAAGATGTCTTAATGCACGGTAAAAATGCGTTAGTTGAAAAGCCTTTTACAGAAACGTCGGCAGAAGCACGAGCGTTGTTTGCACTAGCAAAACAAAAGAACTTACTGATTCAATGTTATCAAAATCGTCGCTATGATTCCGATTTTTTGACCGTCCAAAAGGTGATTGAAAGTGGTCGTTTAGGGGACTTGCTAGAAGTTGAAATGCATTTTGATTATTTTCGACCAGAAGTACCGGCTAGTGTTACGCACTTTTCCATTGGGACGAGCTATTTATACGGGCATGCTTGTCATACCTTAGATCAAGTCATTTCCTATTTTGGTCGTCCGGATAAAGTTCATTATGATGTACGGCAATTGCTTGGAACCGACCGGATGAATGATTATTTTGATTTAGATCTGTATTATGGCACTTTAAAAGTTTCCGTTAAATCCAGTTATTTCCGGATTAAGCCGCGGCCAAGTTTCGTGGTGTATGGGAAGCAAGGCATGTTCTTAAAAGCAGGTAAAGACCGGCAAGAAACGGATTTAAAACATTTTTATTTACCAGATCATCCGGACTTTGGGTTGGACCAACCAGCTGATTATGGCACGTTAACGTATATGGACGATGCGGCTCAGTATCATGAAGAAAAAGTAGTCTCAGCGGTGGGCGATTATAGTCGGGTCTATGCTGGCCTGTACGAGGCCATTATTGATGGGCAACCTAAGACGGTTAAAGATGAAGAAACTATTTTACAGATTGAATTATTAGAAGGTGGCATTCAAGCCATGCAAAACGCATAG
- a CDS encoding ABC transporter permease: MTSFWAIFKEMSRTKFRGMNQLLLLELAATAVSAIWIAIKGNFTSATLFYSVAGWSVLPYFIAFVMLSVSNERAFRQDTFRLVPISNLKFYAVNILSTLANFIYLLLAQVVLSVVTALIGWSHLSTYYDTLLVYQSAANLLWYGLGTLVTVLVLYLLAWSTISLVHLITSAASNFLPSARQRLVNVIVYIVVIFLTFRIVSFVMHQVATVSQTLLGSSGSSQWLVGLLVMVIIIALETAANIFLLHKWVETAAN, from the coding sequence ATGACTAGTTTTTGGGCGATTTTTAAAGAAATGAGTCGGACTAAATTCCGAGGCATGAATCAATTACTGTTACTAGAACTGGCCGCCACTGCGGTCTCAGCAATTTGGATTGCGATTAAAGGTAACTTTACGAGTGCGACTTTATTTTATTCGGTTGCCGGTTGGTCGGTATTACCTTATTTCATTGCATTCGTGATGTTGTCAGTTAGTAATGAACGGGCGTTTCGACAAGATACGTTCCGCTTAGTGCCAATCAGTAATCTTAAGTTTTACGCGGTTAATATTTTATCGACGCTAGCTAATTTTATCTACCTTTTACTAGCGCAAGTCGTTTTAAGCGTTGTAACGGCGTTAATTGGCTGGTCACATTTATCAACGTATTATGATACGCTCTTAGTTTATCAAAGTGCAGCTAATCTACTTTGGTATGGCTTGGGGACGCTGGTCACGGTGCTGGTATTGTACTTGTTAGCTTGGAGTACGATTAGTTTAGTTCATCTGATTACGAGTGCTGCTAGCAACTTCTTGCCAAGTGCACGGCAACGGTTAGTGAATGTGATTGTGTACATCGTGGTCATCTTCCTAACATTCCGCATTGTCAGTTTCGTGATGCATCAAGTTGCGACCGTGTCACAGACGTTGTTAGGCTCAAGTGGTAGTAGTCAGTGGTTGGTGGGACTATTAGTGATGGTCATTATTATCGCACTAGAAACGGCCGCTAACATTTTCTTATTACACAAATGGGTTGAAACGGCCGCTAATTAA
- a CDS encoding GntR family transcriptional regulator, translating to MQFDDKIPIYKQIKTHIYHEIMMNQLKPGDQLPAVRQLAVDLTVNVNTVQRALSEMIAEGTLTSQRGKGNFVTTDTARIAQLKEQLVMAQLATVYEQLHALNLDDSEIMASLQRYIEQRGAQHE from the coding sequence GTGCAATTTGACGACAAGATCCCAATTTATAAACAGATTAAAACGCATATTTACCATGAAATAATGATGAATCAACTAAAACCAGGTGACCAGTTACCGGCAGTACGGCAGTTAGCTGTGGATTTGACGGTTAATGTGAACACGGTGCAACGGGCTTTGAGTGAGATGATTGCGGAGGGTACCTTGACGTCGCAACGGGGAAAAGGTAACTTTGTTACGACGGATACCGCACGAATTGCTCAATTAAAAGAGCAGTTAGTCATGGCCCAGTTGGCGACTGTTTATGAACAACTCCATGCGCTAAATTTAGATGATTCAGAAATTATGGCTAGTTTACAACGGTATATTGAGCAGAGAGGGGCACAACATGAGTAA
- a CDS encoding FusB/FusC family EF-G-binding protein, with the protein MRPTITTYEYSYITQQINHLVSTYLAVNDWQIRATVRAMTVERVAAILPSGDPITQAFLTQLAPDRLSRATATQMLTQLIPLVVPFPQLSAKQLTKLFRKVKKLKQPTWADLNLHELTYLGWNDGGNQKKYLVMPDSDRLIGIQGSLAPTTVKGVCAICQTIGNVAVFMATTKRSGLGTYTRKGNYICRDSAQCNRQLTDPQALTAFLAVVRPQR; encoded by the coding sequence ATGAGACCGACAATCACCACTTACGAGTATAGTTATATTACCCAGCAAATCAATCACTTAGTGAGCACCTATCTGGCCGTTAATGATTGGCAAATTAGAGCCACTGTCCGAGCGATGACGGTGGAACGAGTTGCCGCCATTCTGCCTAGTGGGGATCCTATCACGCAAGCTTTTTTGACACAATTGGCACCCGATCGGCTTTCACGAGCCACGGCGACGCAGATGTTAACCCAATTGATTCCGTTAGTCGTCCCGTTTCCGCAGCTGTCAGCGAAACAATTAACAAAGCTATTTCGCAAAGTGAAGAAGCTCAAACAGCCTACTTGGGCCGACTTGAATTTGCATGAGTTGACCTATCTAGGCTGGAACGATGGTGGCAATCAAAAGAAATATTTGGTAATGCCAGATAGTGACCGCTTAATTGGAATTCAGGGGTCATTAGCGCCGACGACTGTTAAAGGCGTTTGTGCGATTTGTCAGACGATTGGCAACGTGGCTGTATTCATGGCAACGACTAAGCGTTCTGGTTTGGGAACTTATACGCGTAAGGGTAACTATATCTGTCGGGATAGTGCTCAGTGTAATCGGCAATTAACCGATCCACAAGCACTGACCGCCTTTTTAGCGGTGGTACGACCACAACGTTAA
- a CDS encoding sodium:proton antiporter, giving the protein MQTVFLVLLLVAAVVAANAVYARFNHIPVAFLQIAAGLILSFIPLYRHFELEPELFLLVIISVLMFNDGQNTSIRKLTHRLGTTLSLAVVLAIITILVVGVVTHLLVPAFSLALAFALGAIITPTDAVAVSSITTKVSVPGEVMDTLENESLFNDASGIVAFNLAIAALVTGEFSIWHGIGNFLYVFVGGIIVGLVLGYIIVAGRLMLIRIHVDTPSVIVPYTLLTPFIVYLLAEAVGVSGILAVVTTGLMHGVQQEHLRLTTSRLQIVMSTTWSIVASILNGIVFVLLGVSLPEVIVHLQQRDTRSVTILVGIGLVLYVVMTLIRFLWTRLDFAKIRAWDTHGKNINSLVLALSGVHGTITLAMAFSLPLTLGNHAFTYRNDIIFIAAVVILTSLLVPTLLLPLILPQKKTKITAAELANAKSEMVADAIHMIQSRYGDTPNASQVTMTLEGQRAVDGRPNRAKLAALFDKVFMLERQTIETMVANGDTDVETAERYIRVAAQTRLQYQQSAGRRVLIFIKFLFIKKLSFGKGARRRRQYFRQIKRAHLTREQVIAQGQEFWAQMRAVEKQPYTAIIAYLDDQLTADNRQETELVRRAYDERHRRFSGQRDFRAVQNELLIEAFQQEYNFIQAQTAAKKYSKALSNELYEQISTDQLVYLQSVNTD; this is encoded by the coding sequence GTGCAAACTGTCTTCTTAGTGCTCTTATTAGTCGCGGCTGTCGTCGCAGCCAACGCGGTCTATGCACGCTTTAATCATATTCCCGTAGCTTTTTTACAAATTGCTGCCGGGCTCATTTTGTCGTTTATTCCATTATATCGACATTTTGAATTGGAACCAGAACTCTTCTTATTGGTCATCATTTCCGTTCTCATGTTCAATGACGGTCAGAATACAAGTATTCGCAAGTTGACCCATCGACTAGGGACGACACTCTCATTAGCGGTCGTCTTAGCCATCATCACCATCTTAGTCGTGGGGGTCGTGACCCACTTACTCGTCCCAGCATTTTCATTAGCTTTGGCTTTTGCGCTAGGGGCCATTATCACGCCAACCGATGCGGTCGCCGTTTCGTCAATCACGACGAAGGTTTCCGTCCCCGGTGAAGTTATGGATACCCTGGAAAATGAATCCTTATTCAATGATGCCTCCGGAATTGTGGCCTTCAACTTAGCCATTGCAGCCTTAGTCACCGGAGAATTTTCAATCTGGCACGGTATCGGTAACTTTCTCTACGTCTTTGTCGGCGGAATTATCGTCGGGTTAGTCCTAGGCTACATCATTGTGGCTGGCCGCCTAATGCTCATCCGTATTCATGTTGATACCCCGTCGGTCATTGTCCCTTATACCTTACTCACTCCATTCATCGTTTATTTATTAGCCGAAGCGGTTGGGGTTTCAGGGATTCTAGCTGTCGTTACCACCGGCTTAATGCACGGGGTCCAGCAAGAACACTTGCGCCTCACCACCTCGCGATTACAAATTGTCATGTCCACGACTTGGTCGATTGTCGCCAGTATTTTAAACGGGATTGTCTTTGTCTTATTAGGGGTCTCACTGCCTGAAGTAATCGTCCATCTGCAACAACGTGATACCCGCTCGGTCACGATTCTGGTCGGTATTGGTCTCGTCCTCTATGTTGTCATGACTCTGATTCGCTTCTTATGGACCCGGCTCGACTTCGCTAAGATTCGGGCGTGGGATACCCATGGCAAAAACATCAATAGTCTCGTCTTAGCCCTGAGTGGCGTGCATGGGACGATTACATTAGCCATGGCTTTCTCGTTGCCATTAACCTTAGGCAATCACGCTTTCACCTATCGTAACGATATTATCTTTATTGCAGCCGTGGTCATTCTAACCAGTTTACTAGTGCCGACGCTCTTATTGCCCTTAATCTTGCCGCAAAAGAAAACCAAGATTACGGCCGCCGAACTTGCAAATGCCAAGTCAGAAATGGTGGCGGATGCAATTCACATGATTCAATCTCGCTACGGTGATACACCGAATGCCAGTCAAGTCACCATGACTTTAGAAGGCCAACGGGCCGTTGATGGTCGTCCGAATCGTGCAAAGCTAGCTGCCCTCTTCGATAAAGTCTTTATGCTTGAACGCCAAACAATTGAAACGATGGTTGCTAATGGCGATACGGACGTTGAGACTGCCGAACGCTACATTCGGGTAGCGGCGCAGACCCGCTTACAATATCAGCAAAGTGCCGGTCGGCGAGTGCTAATCTTTATCAAATTCTTGTTCATAAAAAAGCTATCCTTTGGTAAAGGGGCTCGTCGGCGCCGGCAATACTTCCGTCAGATCAAAAGAGCCCACCTGACCCGTGAACAAGTCATCGCTCAAGGACAAGAATTTTGGGCACAAATGCGGGCGGTGGAAAAGCAACCTTATACCGCCATTATCGCTTATCTCGATGACCAACTCACCGCTGACAATCGCCAAGAAACCGAACTAGTCCGGCGGGCTTATGATGAACGCCATCGCCGTTTTTCTGGTCAACGTGATTTCCGTGCAGTCCAAAATGAGTTATTAATTGAAGCCTTTCAACAAGAATATAACTTTATTCAAGCACAAACGGCCGCTAAAAAATATTCTAAGGCGTTAAGTAATGAATTATATGAACAAATTTCGACCGATCAATTAGTCTATCTTCAATCCGTCAATACCGATTAA
- a CDS encoding cysteine hydrolase family protein: MATKQALLIIDYTNDFVADNGALTCGQPGQALAPTIVALADQMAAQGDWILLPTDVHTPNDPYHPESKLFPPHNVRGTWGRELYGPLKTWYAKHQQEDQVWLFDKTRYSAFAGTDLDLRLRERHVDTLHLVGVCTDICILHTAIDAYNLGYQLVIHQAGVASFNPTGHAWALDHFKNSLGATLV, translated from the coding sequence ATGGCAACGAAACAAGCATTACTAATCATTGATTATACGAATGACTTTGTCGCAGACAATGGTGCCTTAACCTGTGGACAACCGGGACAGGCCTTAGCGCCAACGATTGTTGCCCTAGCTGATCAGATGGCTGCGCAGGGCGATTGGATTCTGTTACCTACCGATGTGCATACGCCGAATGACCCTTATCATCCAGAAAGTAAGCTATTTCCACCCCATAATGTCCGTGGAACTTGGGGGCGCGAGTTATATGGGCCTTTGAAGACTTGGTATGCCAAGCATCAACAAGAAGACCAAGTTTGGTTGTTCGACAAAACTCGCTACAGCGCTTTTGCGGGTACCGACCTTGATTTACGGTTACGAGAACGTCATGTAGATACCCTTCATTTAGTGGGCGTCTGTACCGACATTTGTATCTTGCATACTGCGATTGATGCCTATAACCTCGGGTACCAATTAGTGATTCATCAGGCTGGCGTTGCTAGCTTTAATCCCACCGGTCACGCTTGGGCCTTGGACCATTTTAAAAATAGCTTAGGTGCGACGCTTGTTTAA
- a CDS encoding ABC transporter ATP-binding protein produces the protein MSNVLAVKDLNYRHNRKTILSTVNLTIQAGKIVGLLGENGAGKTTLMRLITGSAKGSGTITVSDETDESKRKSHLSFSEQLHGFSSAVKVDRVVSYYETVYPDFDQARYQEIAGFLEIDGTKKLSALSKGMKEKVVIALTLARQVDLYLLDEPFSGIDSMSRKRIISSILKWKPATATILISDHYVAEIAAILDEVVIVKDQGIAVHKRADEIRNDAGMDIETYYESLYEGGVSDD, from the coding sequence ATGAGTAATGTATTAGCAGTTAAAGATTTAAATTATCGTCATAATCGTAAAACAATTCTATCAACGGTTAACTTAACGATTCAGGCCGGCAAAATCGTCGGTTTATTAGGTGAGAACGGTGCCGGCAAAACGACATTGATGCGGTTAATCACGGGTAGCGCTAAAGGCAGTGGCACGATTACCGTCAGTGATGAAACCGATGAGTCGAAGCGGAAGAGTCATTTGAGTTTTTCTGAACAACTCCATGGTTTTTCCAGTGCTGTTAAAGTTGATCGGGTCGTTAGTTATTACGAGACGGTTTATCCAGATTTTGACCAAGCTCGTTACCAAGAAATTGCCGGGTTCCTTGAAATTGACGGCACTAAGAAATTAAGTGCCTTGTCAAAAGGGATGAAAGAAAAAGTCGTGATTGCCTTAACGCTGGCCCGACAAGTTGACTTGTATTTACTTGATGAACCTTTCAGCGGGATTGATAGTATGAGTCGTAAACGCATCATTAGCAGTATTCTAAAGTGGAAACCTGCCACGGCGACGATTCTAATTAGTGATCATTATGTCGCAGAGATTGCCGCTATTTTAGATGAAGTTGTGATTGTGAAGGATCAAGGGATTGCGGTGCATAAGCGTGCGGACGAAATTCGTAACGATGCGGGCATGGATATTGAGACTTACTATGAAAGCTTATATGAAGGAGGCGTCAGTGATGACTAG
- a CDS encoding glucose-1-dehydrogenase — protein sequence MYQDLKGKVAVVTGGSKGIGNAIAERFGAEKMNVVINYHRDRAGAETAAAAVVKSGGQAEIVQADISTEAGAEKLCQTALDHFGKLDIWVNNAGMEIKAATHELSLADWNKVTAVDQTGVFLGARMALKYFKANHVKGTIINMSSVHEQIPWPTFASYAAAKGSVKLFTKTIAMEYAKDGIRVNAIGPGAINTPINAKKFADQAQYDQTVSMVPMNRIGTPAEVAAGAAWLASSESSYVTGTTLFIDGGMTLYPAFKDGQG from the coding sequence ATGTATCAAGATTTAAAAGGTAAGGTTGCCGTCGTTACAGGTGGTTCCAAAGGAATCGGGAATGCGATTGCAGAACGGTTTGGTGCTGAAAAGATGAATGTGGTCATTAATTATCATCGTGATCGGGCTGGCGCCGAAACTGCCGCTGCCGCTGTGGTTAAAAGTGGCGGTCAAGCTGAAATTGTCCAAGCCGATATCAGTACGGAAGCCGGCGCTGAAAAGTTGTGTCAAACGGCACTGGATCATTTTGGCAAACTCGATATTTGGGTGAATAATGCCGGGATGGAAATTAAGGCGGCAACCCATGAATTATCCTTAGCGGATTGGAATAAAGTGACCGCAGTTGACCAAACGGGGGTCTTTTTGGGCGCACGAATGGCGTTGAAGTATTTCAAAGCTAATCATGTTAAGGGGACTATTATTAATATGTCTTCGGTTCATGAACAGATTCCGTGGCCGACCTTTGCTAGTTACGCAGCGGCTAAGGGCAGCGTTAAGCTATTTACGAAAACAATTGCGATGGAATATGCGAAAGATGGGATTCGCGTGAACGCCATTGGTCCGGGCGCCATTAATACACCGATTAATGCGAAAAAGTTTGCGGATCAAGCGCAATATGACCAAACAGTTTCGATGGTGCCAATGAATCGGATTGGCACTCCCGCCGAAGTCGCCGCTGGGGCAGCTTGGTTAGCATCATCGGAGTCGAGCTATGTGACTGGAACAACGCTATTTATTGATGGTGGGATGACGCTATATCCTGCTTTCAAGGATGGTCAAGGTTAG